One Saimiri boliviensis isolate mSaiBol1 chromosome 17, mSaiBol1.pri, whole genome shotgun sequence genomic window carries:
- the KRT35 gene encoding keratin, type I cuticular Ha5: MASKCLKAGFSSGSLKSPGGASGGSTPVSAMYSSSSCKLPSLSHGARNFSACSAGLGRSSYRAASCFPTLCLPAGGFATSYSVGGGWFGEGILTGNEKETMQSLNDRLASYLEKVRQLEQENASLESRIREWCEKQVPYMCPNYQSYFQTIEELQKKTLCSKAENARLVVEIDNAKLAADDFRTKYEMELSLRQLVESDINGLRRILDDLTLCKSDLEAQVESLKEELLCLKKNHEEEVNSLRCQLGDRLNVEVDAAPPVDLNRVLDEMRCQYETLVENNRRDAEDWFDTQTEELNQQVVSSAEQLQSCQAEIIELRRTVNALEIELQAQHSMRDALESTLAETEARYRSQLAQMQSLISNVEAQLAEIRADLERQNQEYQVLLDVRARLESEINTYRGLLESEDSKLPCNPCAPDYSPSKSCLPCLPAASCGPSAARATCSPRPICVPCPGGRF; this comes from the exons ATGGCTTCCAAATGCCTCAAGGCTGGCTTCTCTTCTGGGTCTCTCAAGAGTCCAGGAGGGGCCAGTGGGGGCTCCACTCCTGTGTCAGCAATGTACTCCAGCAGCTCTTGCAAGCTCCCAAGTCTCTCCCATGGGGCCCGAAATTTCTCTGCCTGCTCAGCGGGGCTGGGCAGAAGCAGCTACAGGGCCGCCAGCTGCTTCCCTACTCTCTGCCTCCCTGCCGGAGGCTTTGCCACCAGCTACAGCGTGGGTGGGGGCTGGTTTGGGGAGGGCATCCTCACTGGCAACGAGAAGGAGACCATGCAGTCCCTGAATGACCGCCTGGCCAGCTATCTGGAGAAGGTGCGCCAGCTGGAGCAGGAGAACGCCAGCCTGGAGAGCCGCATCCGGGAGTGGTGTGAGAAGCAGGTGCCCTACATGTGCCCCAACTACCAGTCCTACTTCCAGACCATCGAGGAGCTCCAGAAGAAG ACCCTGTGCAGCAAGGCAGAGAATGCCAGGCTGGTGGTGGAGATCGACAATGCCAAACTAGCCGCAGATGACTTCAGGACCAA GTACGAGATGGAGCTGTCCCTGCGGCAGCTGGTGGAGTCGGACATCAACGGCCTGCGCAGGATCCTGGATGACCTGACCCTGTGCAAGTCTGACCTGGAGGCCCAGGTGGAGTCCCTGAAGGAGGAGCTGCTCTGCCTGAAGAAGAACCATGAGGAG GAAGTGAACTCCCTGCGCTGCCAGCTTGGTGACCGGCTGAATGTTGAGGTGGATGCTGCCCCACCTGTTGACCTGAACCGAGTTCTGGATGAGATGAGGTGCCAGTATGAAACCCTGGTAGAGAATAACCGCCGGGATGCTGAAGACTGGTTTGACACCCAG ACTGAGGAGCTGAACCAGCAGGTGGTGTCCAGTGCAGAGCAGCTGCAGTCCTGCCAGGCAGAGATCATAGAGCTGAGACGCACCGTCAACGCCCTGGAGATTGAGCTGCAGGCCCAGCACAGCATG AGAGATGCTTTGGAATCCACCCTGGCGGAGACGGAGGCCCGCTACAGGTCCCAGTTGGCCCAGATGCAGAGCCTGATCAGCAACGTGGAGGCCCAGCTGGCTGAGATCCGGGCTGACCTGGAGCGGCAGAACCAGGAGTACCAGGTGCTGCTGGACGTCCGGGCCCGGCTGGAGAGCGAGATCAACACATACCGGGGCCTGCTGGAGAGTGAGGATAGCAA gctCCCCTGTAACCCATGCGCACCTGACTACTCGCCCTCCAAGTCCTGCCTTCCCTGTCTTCCTGCGGCCTCCTGCGGTCCCAGTGCAGCCCGAGCAACCTGCAGCCCCCGCCCCATTTGTGTGCCCTGCCCAGGGGGCCGGTTCTGA
- the KRT36 gene encoding keratin, type I cuticular Ha6, with protein METVYKCSAEALSLEPELLAKLQPSSASTMATQICTPTFSMGSVKGLCGTAGGISRVSSIRSVGSCRVPSLAGASGCISSVRSGLSSLGGCLPGSYLSAGCHPSGFVGSGGWFFEGSFNGSEKETMQFLNDRLANYLEKVRQLERENAELESRIREWYESQIPYTCPDYQSYFKTIEDFQQKILLTKSENARLVLQIDNAKLAADDFRTKYETELSLRQLVESDINGLRRILDELTLCKADLEAQVESLKEELMCLKKNHEEEVSALRCQLGDRLNVEVDAAPPVDLNRILEDMRCQYEALVENNRRDVEAWFNTQTEELNQQVVSSSEQLQCCQTEIIELRRTVNALEIELQAQHSMRNSLESTLAETEARYSSQLAQMQCLISNVEAQLSEIRCDLERQNQEYQVLLDVKARLEGEIATYRRLLEGEDCKLPPPPCAMACKPAIRIPSVPPAPCAPAVACSPAPQVGTQIRTITEEIRDGRVISSREHLQSRPL; from the exons ATGGAGACTGTATATAAATGCTCCGCAGAGGCCTTGAGTCTAGAACCCGAGCTGCTTGCTAAGCTACAACCTTCCTCTGCTAGCACCATGGCCACTCAGATCTGCACTCCGACTTTCTCCATGGGGTCTGTCAAGGGCCTCTGTGGCACAGCAGGCGGTATCTCTCGGGTGTCCTCCATCCGCTCTGTGGGCTCCTGCAGGGTGCCCAGCCTCGCTGGTGCTTCGGGGTGCATCTCTTCTGTTAGGTCGGGCCTTTCCAGCCTTGGGGGCTGCTTGCCTGGCTCCTACCTGTCTGCTGGGTGCCACCCCTCCGGCTTTGTTGGGAGCGGGGGCTGGTTCTTCGAGGGCTCCTTCAACGGCAGCGAGAAGGAGACCATGCAGTTCCTGAACGATCGCCTGGCGAACTACCTGGAGAAAGTGCGTCAGCTGGAGCGGGAGAACGCGGAGCTGGAGAGCCGCATCCGGGAGTGGTATGAGTCTCAGATCCCGTACACTTGCCCAGACTACCAGTCCTACTTCAAGACCATCGAAGATTTCCAGCAGAAG ATCCTGCTGACTAAGTCTGAGAATGCCAGGCTGGTTCTGCAGATTGATAATGCCAAGCTGGCTGCTGATGACTTCCGGACCAA GTACGAGACTGAGCTGTCCCTGCGGCAGCTGGTGGAGTCGGACATCAATGGCCTGCGCAGGATCCTGGATGAGCTGACCCTGTGCAAGGCCGACCTGGAGGCCCAGGTGGAGTCTCTGAAGGAGGAGCTGATGTGTCTCAAGAAGAACCATGAGGAG gAAGTCAGTGCACTCCGTTGCCAACTTGGGGACCGACTGAATGTGGAGGTGGATGCTGCCCCCCCAGTGGATCTCAACAGGATCCTGGAGGATATGAGATGCCAGTACGAGGCCCTGGTGGAGAATAACCGCAGAGATGTAGAGGCCTGGTTCAACACCCAG ACTGAGGAGCTGAACCAGCAGGTGGTGTCCAGCTCAGAGCAGCTGCAGTGCTGCCAGACTGAGATCATCGAGCTGAGACGCACGGTGAATGCCCTGGAGATTGAGCTGCAGGCCCAGCACAGCATG CGGAATTCCTTGGAATCCACCCTGGCGGAGACCGAGGCCCGCTACAGCTCCCAGCTGGCCCAGATGCAGTGCCTGATCAGCAACGTGGAGGCCCAGCTGTCTGAGATCCGCTGCGACCTGGAGCGGCAGAACCAGGAGTACCAGGTGCTGCTGGACGTCAAGGCCCGGCTGGAGGGCGAGATCGCTACCTACCGCCGCCTGCTGGAGGGAGAGGATTGCAA GCTTCCTCCCCCACCTTGTGCCATGGCATGCAAGCCTGCCATTAGAATTCCTTCTGTCCCCCCGGCGCCCTGTGCCCCAGCTGTGGCCTGCAGCCCCGCTCCCCAGGTTGGCACTCAGATCCGAACCATCACGGAGGAGATCAGAGACGGGAGAGTCATCTCCTCCAGGGAGCACCTGCAGTCCCGCCCGCTGTGA